In Isosphaera pallida ATCC 43644, the sequence GTCTTGTTCGGAGGCAGCACCTTCGGCATCTTCGCGGCCCTCTACTACTGGTTCCCCAAGATGTTCGGCCGCATGATGAACGAGACCCTGGGCAAGATCCATTTCGCCCTCACATTCCTGTTCTTCAACGGCACCTTCTTCCTCATGCACATCATCGGGATGCACGGCCACCCGCGCCGCATCGCCGACCCAACGGTGTATGAATACCTCCGCGGAACTGGGGTCATGGGCATGAACGAATTCATGACCATTAACGCCCTGTTGCTGGGAGCGACCCAACTGATTTTGGTGTGGAACTTCTTCCACTCGCTATTCTACGGACCCAAGGCCCCCAACAACCCGTGGAACGCCAACACCTTGGAATGGGCCACCACGTCGCCGCCGCCCCATTACAACTTCCTGCCGATTCCCCGGGTTTATCACGGTCCCTACGAATACAGCGCTCCGACCCTCGATAAGGATTTCCTGCCCCAAACTGAGGAGGTCTCCGAGGAGACCCGCAGGGCAATGGCCGAAGCCGCCCACTAGGGCAACGGCCCGTCGGTTAGGTTCGTTGTTGCTGAAGTGAGTCTTCAAAGGTGGTCGCGCGGCTCGTGTGTGGGGCTCGGCCGACCACCTGCCTCGTCGATCCCTCACCCAGTCGCGTCGCACCGCGACCTGGCGACGGCGGACGCCTGACCGCTCCGCCGCCGCATTGCGACCCCCAAGCGCTGCCGCGGTTCAGCCGCCATCCACACTTCACGGGTCGAACCGTCTTCCAAGACCCCGTCAACCCTCAACCCCCCCCAATGCTCATGGCCACGGTGCTCGCGGAACCCCGGCCTTCCTCGCCCGACGCTCCGTCAGATCGGCCCGAGTCCACCGCTTCTCAAGCGAACCCGGTTCGGCCCGATGCGGTGCTTCCCTCCCTTCAGTCCTGCACGTATCGATATAAACCTATACCCTTCTGGTTATCGGTCGGCGCGGTGGCATTCACTTGGCCCTTGCTCTTTGTAGGTGGTTTAGTGACCACCTACGGCGTCGGCATGGCGGTGCCCGATTGGCCCACCACCTTTGGCGATAACATGTTCCTCTACGACATGACGGAGGCCGCCTGGGGCGTGTTCATCGAACACGGCCACCGGCTCTACGGAGCGGCGGTCGGTTTGTGTGTGTTGGCGTTGACGATCTGGATGGTCGCGTTTGAGACCCGCCGGGTGGTCCTCTACACCAGTTTGGCCGCGTTGGTGGCGGTGCTGCTCCAGGGACTTCTGGGCGGTCAACGGGTTTTAGCCAACTCCACCACCCTGGCCATGGTTCACGGCGGGTTCGGTCAAGCCACCTTCGCGTTGATGGTGGCGCTGGCAACCGTGACCTCGCGCGCCTGGACCGAGGGAGGGGGCCTGTTCCAACGTCATGTCGCCGCCGCGTCCCCGCCGGTTCGGGTGTCGGATCCCGCGGGTTTGCGTTGGCTTGCTCCTGCGCTGGTGGCTTTGGTGTATGGACAGATCCTTCTGGGCGGTTGGATTCGCCACTTTCTGGATCCCCCGGCCTTCTGGATTCACGGCGGTGGGTCCTTCGTGGTCCTGACCACCACGGGTCTCCTGCTTTACCAGGTGGAACGGCATCGTCACACGCTCAAGGGAACTGGTCTGGTGACCGCCAGCCGCTGGTTTGGCGCAGCGGTCTTGGGCCA encodes:
- a CDS encoding COX15/CtaA family protein; its protein translation is MCGARPTTCLVDPSPSRVAPRPGDGGRLTAPPPHCDPQALPRFSRHPHFTGRTVFQDPVNPQPPPMLMATVLAEPRPSSPDAPSDRPESTASQANPVRPDAVLPSLQSCTYRYKPIPFWLSVGAVAFTWPLLFVGGLVTTYGVGMAVPDWPTTFGDNMFLYDMTEAAWGVFIEHGHRLYGAAVGLCVLALTIWMVAFETRRVVLYTSLAALVAVLLQGLLGGQRVLANSTTLAMVHGGFGQATFALMVALATVTSRAWTEGGGLFQRHVAAASPPVRVSDPAGLRWLAPALVALVYGQILLGGWIRHFLDPPAFWIHGGGSFVVLTTTGLLLYQVERHRHTLKGTGLVTASRWFGAAVLGQFVLGLTVAVVLWPFDGMPHEITIPGVWTRTGHVALGAMVLGLAVVVSLLARRRLVAQSKSPDPSSCRMEGAVA